A window of the Salvelinus fontinalis isolate EN_2023a chromosome 26, ASM2944872v1, whole genome shotgun sequence genome harbors these coding sequences:
- the LOC129824071 gene encoding cerebellin-2-like — protein MFLRFCTMISLVLLGFGVALSLGQNYTEPLVLEGKCLVVCDANPSAEGALTSSFGISVRASGAKVAFSALRGTNHEPSDMSNTSPTIYFDQVLVNIGNHFKLQASVFQAPRRGIYSFSFHVVKVYNRQTIQVNLMHNEYPIISAFAGDHDVTREAASNSVLLHLEREDKLYLKLERGDLMGGWRYSTFSGFLVFPL, from the exons ATGTTTCTTCGATTTTGTACCATGATATCATTGGTCCTCCTAGGATTTGGCGTTGCTCTTTCGCTGGGACAGAATTACACAGAACCTCTTGTTTTGGAGGGAAAGTGTCTGGTGGTTTGTGATGCGAACCCGTCTGCAGAGGGAGCGTTGACCTCATCCTTCGGGATATCTGTCCGGGCAAGCGGTGCTAAAGTGGCTTTCTCTGCACTCAGGGGAACGAACCACGAACCTTCTGATATGAGCAATACGTCTCCAACCATCTACTTTGACCAG GTATTAGTGAACATTGGCAACCATTTCAAGCTGCAAGCGAGTGTATTTCAAGCACCAAGAAGAGGCATTTACAGTTTTAGCTTCCATGTGGTGAAGGTTTACAACCGACAGACTATACAG GTAAACTTGATGCACAACGAATATCCTATAATATCAGCTTTCGCCGGGGACCATGATGTCACTCGAGAGGCTGCGAGCAATTCAGTCCTTCTGCACCTGGAACGAGAGGACAAACTCTACTTGAAGCTTGAGAGGGGGGATCTAATGGGTGGATGGAGGTACTCAACGTTTTCTGGATTCTTGGTGTTTCCACTCTAA